A genomic window from Aquitalea aquatilis includes:
- the ispB gene encoding octaprenyl diphosphate synthase, which produces MSTPLFRTLIAEDMQTVDGVIRARLHSDVVLIRQVAEYIISAGGKRLRPVLTLLSGKALGYEGAHLYELAAMIEFIHTATLLHDDVVDESDMRRGRETANALFGNAASVLVGDFLYTRAFQMMVTTNNMQILQVMAEATNIIAEGEVLQLLNIGNTALSEQDYLQVIQYKTAKLFEASARVGALIADGNEAQVKALADYGMYLGTAFQIIDDVLDYSGDAETIGKSLGDDLAEGKATLPLIYTMRQGDAAAADVVRQALENASRDRFHDVLRAVQSCGALDYAKGEAIKAAEQAVQAIAELPDTPVKQALVELARLSVERNA; this is translated from the coding sequence GTGTCCACCCCGCTATTCCGTACCCTGATCGCTGAAGACATGCAGACCGTAGATGGCGTCATCCGCGCGCGCCTGCATTCCGATGTAGTGCTTATCCGCCAGGTGGCGGAATACATCATCTCTGCGGGTGGCAAGCGCCTGCGCCCGGTACTCACCCTATTGTCCGGCAAGGCGCTGGGCTACGAAGGCGCGCATCTGTACGAACTGGCCGCCATGATCGAGTTCATCCACACCGCCACCCTGCTGCACGACGACGTGGTGGACGAATCCGACATGCGCCGTGGCCGCGAAACCGCCAATGCCCTATTCGGCAATGCCGCCAGCGTGCTGGTGGGTGACTTCCTGTACACCCGCGCCTTCCAGATGATGGTCACCACCAATAATATGCAGATCCTGCAGGTGATGGCCGAAGCCACCAACATCATCGCCGAAGGCGAAGTATTGCAGCTGTTGAATATCGGCAATACCGCACTGTCCGAGCAGGACTACCTGCAGGTCATCCAGTACAAGACCGCCAAGCTGTTCGAGGCTTCTGCCCGCGTCGGTGCGCTGATTGCCGATGGCAACGAGGCGCAGGTCAAGGCACTGGCTGATTACGGCATGTACCTGGGCACAGCTTTCCAGATCATCGACGACGTACTGGACTACAGCGGCGACGCGGAGACCATCGGCAAGAGCCTGGGCGACGACCTGGCCGAAGGCAAGGCCACCCTGCCGCTGATCTACACCATGCGCCAGGGCGATGCCGCCGCTGCCGACGTGGTACGCCAGGCGCTGGAAAACGCCAGCCGCGACCGTTTCCACGATGTGCTCCGTGCGGTACAATCCTGCGGCGCGCTGGACTACGCCAAGGGCGAGGCCATCAAGGCCGCAGAACAGGCCGTGCAAGCCATTGCCGAGCTGCCGGACACCCCGGTGAAACAGGCACTGGTCGAACTGGCCCGCCTGTCGGTCGAGCGCAACGCCTGA
- a CDS encoding DNA-methyltransferase yields the protein MEKPKNNMSFDFATTPIEENAVKKEQLFEPVTTGFQLQYEHANGKLYQGNSFDWLESLDDSSVDLVFADPPYNIKKADWDNFESQEKYIEWSITWIKQASRVLKPTGSLYVCGFSEILADLKHPASKYFKHCRWLIWHYKNKANLGSEWGRSHESIIHFRKSDSAKLNIDDVRTPYGAHTLKYPSHPQAESSAYGKGVNKQRDNWTPHPKGAKPKDVFDIPTTCNGMGEKTPHPTQKPEELVRKFILASSNEGDLVIDPFSGSGTTAVVAEQLNRKWMACDLDPQYNKWAVERIESVRRMTKEEWIAHDRKTAERRESIR from the coding sequence ATGGAAAAACCAAAGAATAATATGTCTTTTGATTTTGCCACAACCCCAATCGAAGAAAACGCTGTCAAAAAAGAACAACTTTTTGAGCCAGTAACAACAGGGTTTCAACTTCAGTATGAGCATGCAAATGGAAAGCTTTATCAAGGCAATTCATTTGATTGGCTTGAATCACTAGATGACTCAAGCGTTGATCTGGTGTTTGCTGATCCACCTTACAACATAAAAAAGGCGGATTGGGATAATTTTGAAAGTCAAGAGAAGTACATTGAATGGTCTATCACTTGGATCAAGCAAGCTTCACGAGTTTTAAAACCAACAGGATCACTATATGTATGCGGATTTTCTGAAATTCTTGCTGATCTAAAACACCCGGCCTCAAAGTATTTCAAGCATTGCAGGTGGTTGATTTGGCATTATAAAAATAAAGCCAATTTAGGAAGTGAATGGGGACGCTCTCATGAAAGCATCATCCACTTTAGAAAATCTGATTCAGCGAAACTCAACATTGATGATGTTCGCACTCCATACGGCGCCCATACCCTTAAGTATCCATCACATCCACAAGCCGAATCAAGTGCGTATGGTAAAGGTGTAAATAAGCAGCGCGACAATTGGACACCACATCCAAAAGGTGCAAAACCAAAAGATGTTTTTGACATTCCAACAACTTGCAATGGCATGGGTGAAAAGACACCACATCCAACACAAAAGCCTGAAGAATTGGTTCGTAAATTTATCTTAGCTTCTTCCAATGAAGGAGATTTAGTGATTGACCCATTTTCTGGATCTGGAACAACAGCAGTTGTAGCTGAACAGCTAAATCGTAAATGGATGGCTTGCGACCTTGACCCTCAATACAACAAATGGGCTGTAGAAAGAATTGAAAGTGTTAGACGCATGACAAAAGAAGAGTGGATAGCACATGATCGAAAAACCGCAGAAAGAAGGGAATCAATCCGATGA
- a CDS encoding DUF4149 domain-containing protein, giving the protein MKKELNKFLLSAAIGFGGLIFLFLVVVPVAQKLISNQMYKIVAGQMFKPLKECNIYKDRYINEMAKQKEGHPEVIAEEAKINKCRK; this is encoded by the coding sequence ATGAAGAAAGAATTGAATAAGTTTTTGCTATCTGCTGCAATTGGATTTGGAGGACTTATATTTTTATTCTTGGTAGTGGTACCAGTTGCGCAGAAGCTAATTTCAAATCAGATGTATAAAATAGTGGCAGGTCAAATGTTCAAACCACTAAAGGAATGCAACATCTACAAAGACAGATACATAAATGAGATGGCAAAACAAAAAGAAGGACATCCAGAGGTCATTGCCGAAGAAGCAAAAATCAACAAATGTAGAAAGTAA